In the genome of Pogona vitticeps strain Pit_001003342236 chromosome 13, PviZW2.1, whole genome shotgun sequence, one region contains:
- the LOC110089431 gene encoding uncharacterized protein LOC110089431 — MVPEGGLYSSSDPAYWTAALEVYQDAVKAKGRKQPKLLLLDKWYQEELPGAVTQRKEKYLTKEELVKLMEWKLCRGTFRPRLQQLVATNASETVEDCTRKAFELLPDVAAAVKELSKLKAVGPATASAILAAGAPKTAAFMADEAVESIPGLAPVRYTLKHYLCYLDRIQSCVERLNRADERKTWTPHLVERCLWASAVADKLQVASLQDLDVEKEEAGHGPEEADRARKKPRRE; from the exons ATGGTGCCAGAAGGAGGCCTTTACAGCTCCTCCGATCCTGCTTACTGGACGGCTGCTTTGGAGGTTTACCAGGACGCAGTGAAGGCCAAAGGACGCAAGCAGCCGAAACTTCTTCTCTTGGATAAATG GTACCAAGAGGAGCTGCCCGGGGCTGTTACTCAACGGAAGGAAAAATACTTGACGAAGGAGGAGCTGGTGAAGCTGATGGAATGGAAGCTTTGT AGAGGCACATTTCGTCCTCGGCTGCAGCAACTGGTGGCCACAAATGCCAGTGAGACGGTGGAGGACTGCACCAGAAAGGCTTTTGAGCTTCTTCCCGACGTCGCAGCGGCTGTGAAGGAGCTGAGCAAGCTCAAGGCGGTGGGACCTGCTACAGCTTCAG CTATCTTGGCTGCAGGAGCCCCAAAGACAGCGGCATTTATGGCCGATGAAGCGGTGGAGTCCATTCCAGGCCTGGCCCCCGTTCGGTACACCCTGAAGCACTACTTATGCTATCTAGATAGAATCCAGAGCTGTGTGGAAAGGCTGAACAGAG CTGACGAGAGGAAAACATGGACACCTCACCTGGTCGAAAGGTGCCTCTGGGCTTCGGCTGTTGCTGATAAACTGCAGGTGGCCTCCCTCCAGGACTTAGatgtggagaaggaggaagcaggCCATGGCCCTGAAGAAGCGGATCGGGCCAGAAAGAAACCGAGGAGGGAATGA
- the STUB1 gene encoding E3 ubiquitin-protein ligase CHIP, producing MKGKEEKEKEKEKEKEREREGGGGGPGGGGGGGPGLPAGGGPGLGGGLAGGSPEKSRSAQEYKEQGNRFFVGRKYPEAAACYGRAINRNPLVAVYYTNRALCYLKMQQHDKALADCKHALELDGQSVKAHFFLGQCQMEMENYDEAIANLQRAYNLAKEQRLNFGDDIPSALRIAKKKRWNNIEEKRINQENELHSYLTKLIMAEKERELEECQRAQEEENMDESRSRAQLANIEAKHEKYLADMDELFSQVDEKRKKRDIPDYLCGKISFELMREPCITPSGITYDRKDIEEHLQRVGHFDPVTRSPLTQDQLIPNLAMKEVIDAFISENGWVEDY from the exons atgaagggcaaggaggagaaggagaaagagaaggagaaagagaaggagagggagagggaaggcggcggcggaggcCCCGGAGGAGGCGGCGGGGGAGGCCCGGGGTTGCCGGCCGGCGGGGGCCCCGGGCTGGGCGGAGGCCTGGCGGGAGGCAGCCCGGAGAAGAGCCGCAGCGCCCAGGAGTACAAGGAGCAAGGGAACCGGTTCTTCGTCGGCCGCAAGTACCCGGAGGCCGCCGCCTGCTACGGGAGGGCCAtc AACCGGAACCCCTTGGTGGCCGTTTACTACACCAACCGGGCCTTATGTTACCTCAAGATGCAGCAGCACGACAAGGCCTTGGCGGACTGCAAGCACGCCCTGGAGCTGGATGGCCAGTCGGTGAAAGCCCACTTCTTCCTGGGCCAGTGCCAGATGGAGATGGAGAACTACGATGAGGCCATCGCCAACCTTCAGAGAG cttACAATTTAGCCAAAGAGCAGCGACTGAATTTTGGGGATGACATTCCAAGCGCTCTACGGATCGCCAAGAAGAAGCGTTGGAACAACATTGAGGAGAAGCGGATCAACCAGGAAAACGAGTTGCACTCATATCTCACCAAACTCATCATGGCAGAGAAGGAAAG GGAGTTAGAGGAATGTCAACGAGCCCAGGAAGAGGAGAACATGGATGAAAGCCGGAGCCGGGCACAGCTGGCCAACATAGAAGCCAAACAC GAAAAGTACCTGGCAGACATGGACGAGCTGTTTTCGCAAGTGGATGAGAAGCGGAAG AAACGGGACATCCCTGACTACCTGTGTGGGAAGATCAGCTTTGAACTGATGCGAGAGCCCTGCATCACACCCAGTGGGATTACCTACGACCGAAAGGACATCGAAGAGCATCTCCAG CGCGTCGGCCATTTCGACCCGGTGACCCGAAGCCCCTTGACCCAGGACCAGCTGATTCCAAACCTCGCCATGAAAGAGGTGATAGATGCGTTCATATCCGAAAATGGCTGGGTAGAAGATTACTGA